Proteins from a genomic interval of Rubinisphaera italica:
- a CDS encoding SpoIIE family protein phosphatase encodes MPKLVILQGGQAVPHLLPENDVVIGRLPECDLQLDSNMVSRRHAKVSYSGNAFQLEDMGSGNGTFLNGKRIEKTEVLTHGDRLKLGPILLRFEDEAHSKTEPEAETYDDHGDFGVDVDTESESGTIMGVVDNASGFGLLDVRPEVKLKAIIEISRALAGTTEIEKLLPKILDTLFGIFPHADRGCILIKNEETGKMVPRAIKHRHNTGDDSVKLSKTILNSVLEERKGILSADAATDARFEASESISSLTIRSMMCVPLLGLSGEPLGVINIDTQNPISQFRQEDLDLLLAVAGQAALSYESAKLMVSFAEKQKQDSEMQIARSVQHALLPEDFPVIPEYEIFASYESAQEVGGDYYDIIKLDDDNLCLAFGDVAGKGVPAALVMSRLSSVVRSTMTFVKDAREAVCEINNHMCAKAVEGRFVTFVLIVLNLKDNTMTCVNAGHMSPMILQADKQVVEFSEDSVGIPIGVLEDYPYEVVSYSIKPGDILTIYTDGVSEAMNYENELYGMEHLRNFVKQATPNATDLGKEVLADVKRHAAGRPQNDDITLMSFGRKL; translated from the coding sequence ATGCCTAAGCTGGTAATTCTTCAGGGGGGTCAGGCGGTCCCACATCTGCTGCCTGAAAACGATGTTGTCATTGGCCGATTGCCAGAATGCGATCTGCAATTGGACTCAAATATGGTTTCCCGTCGCCATGCCAAGGTGTCTTATTCGGGAAATGCTTTTCAACTTGAGGACATGGGAAGTGGTAACGGTACGTTTCTGAACGGGAAGCGGATCGAAAAAACGGAAGTCCTCACTCATGGAGATCGTTTGAAGCTGGGGCCAATTTTGCTTCGCTTTGAAGACGAGGCTCACTCAAAAACGGAACCCGAAGCCGAGACATATGATGATCATGGTGATTTCGGTGTCGATGTTGATACGGAATCGGAATCTGGAACCATCATGGGGGTGGTTGATAATGCCTCTGGTTTCGGCTTGCTTGATGTTCGTCCAGAAGTGAAGCTGAAAGCGATCATCGAAATCAGCCGAGCTTTGGCAGGCACGACGGAAATCGAGAAGTTACTCCCTAAAATTCTGGATACTCTTTTCGGTATTTTTCCTCATGCCGATCGGGGGTGTATCCTGATCAAGAATGAAGAAACCGGGAAAATGGTTCCCCGGGCGATCAAGCATCGTCATAACACGGGTGACGATTCTGTCAAATTGAGCAAAACCATTCTCAATTCCGTTCTGGAAGAACGTAAGGGGATTCTCTCAGCCGATGCGGCGACAGATGCTCGTTTCGAAGCCAGTGAGTCAATTTCCAGTCTGACGATCCGCTCGATGATGTGTGTCCCGCTCCTCGGTTTATCGGGCGAGCCCCTGGGAGTTATCAATATCGACACTCAGAATCCGATCAGTCAGTTTCGACAGGAAGATCTGGATTTGTTGCTGGCAGTTGCTGGTCAGGCCGCTTTGAGTTACGAATCTGCGAAACTGATGGTCTCTTTTGCAGAGAAGCAGAAGCAGGACAGCGAAATGCAAATCGCCAGAAGTGTCCAACACGCATTGTTGCCCGAAGATTTCCCTGTGATACCTGAGTATGAGATTTTTGCCTCCTACGAATCAGCACAGGAAGTTGGTGGCGATTACTACGATATTATTAAACTCGATGACGATAACCTCTGCCTGGCATTTGGCGATGTGGCGGGCAAAGGTGTGCCGGCTGCCCTGGTGATGTCTCGACTTTCGAGTGTGGTTCGCAGCACGATGACATTCGTCAAAGATGCTCGTGAAGCAGTGTGTGAAATCAACAATCACATGTGTGCCAAAGCGGTAGAAGGACGGTTTGTCACTTTTGTCCTCATCGTTTTGAACCTCAAGGATAATACGATGACCTGTGTGAATGCCGGCCACATGTCGCCGATGATTCTGCAGGCTGATAAACAAGTTGTCGAGTTTTCTGAAGATTCCGTTGGAATTCCAATTGGGGTGCTCGAAGATTATCCTTATGAAGTGGTTTCCTACAGCATCAAACCAGGCGATATTTTGACAATTTATACGGATGGTGTCAGTGAGGCGATGAATTATGAGAATGAACTTTACGGCATGGAGCATTTGCGAAACTTTGTGAAGCAGGCAACTCCCAATGCGACCGACTTGGGTAAAGAAGTTCTGGCAGATGTGAAAAGACATGCTGCCGGACGTCCTCAGAATGATGATATTACACTGATGTCATTTGGCCGTAAGTTATAA
- a CDS encoding O-antigen ligase family protein, translating into MKPTPSKPHREGLQKSKAVPGSDDQKFPQIPNQSYGLPIFWCLVNALIWCQLFLPAESVGQGDLVLIHSCWFGILAIAGWGIYKFSDQPLVFDGIDLFLSLLCAGPVLSFFSMWITGGELRTGLFFVWAWLATAITVLLMRRLIPLFSIKLPVVIVLGTALLMSFLGIYQHFYFYASAEAEVLPLIENYQRAVQNLESSNNSEFARQRALEKKSAVERELSRMGVPREPHAQQMFVQRLRDSREPFGFFALANTFGGFLALALVLAMGVVMYRAVDSSNRIQFVISIVVWVFLAYCLILTKSRTAWVGSFICLAGLLVFHIGRVKYTGIVLVKYLGAGIAVILIIVGIAFWTGSLDLKVVMESSKSLTYRLDYWKSSWEMLQKHFVFGAGPGNFRQHYLEFKLPQSSEEILDPHNLWFDAWSNGGLISLFGMVGLIVFGIISLLRKNAPGNQLQSLELNSSTQSVIIVAFLSVAISGLLAPPETVRYFEETGFWILAMILSALLMNWLVKNWKIPDTVLVWAALSMVIHLHGAGGFSMPIILQLILIFAFSTRPIRPTLHVNPRLSGFLMLGTGLAMFGMSIPSVIRPRLAESVAMSKLPQTQSSSSYRRTIQEWIVVDGWNPNPWFQLSSQLRQESRQSDDPEKLQEACQMLEQAISRDPATYQYFAELAACQYEYYQRAGSIQSLDAAIESQKQAVSRYPTKPELQVQLADYFLMANRIESAKIAAAEALRLDQINHQFGHTDRYLDEIQLKLLQEIMETAGSVPTS; encoded by the coding sequence ATGAAACCTACACCATCAAAACCGCATCGGGAAGGTTTGCAGAAGTCAAAAGCCGTTCCTGGTTCCGATGATCAAAAGTTTCCACAAATCCCGAACCAGTCTTATGGGCTGCCGATCTTTTGGTGTTTGGTCAATGCACTGATCTGGTGCCAATTGTTTCTGCCCGCGGAGTCAGTTGGCCAGGGGGATCTGGTGCTAATTCACAGTTGCTGGTTTGGCATTCTGGCTATTGCTGGTTGGGGAATTTATAAATTTTCAGATCAACCTCTGGTATTTGACGGTATTGATCTTTTTCTCAGCTTATTGTGTGCTGGTCCTGTGCTCTCATTTTTTTCGATGTGGATTACCGGTGGGGAATTACGAACCGGGTTGTTTTTTGTTTGGGCATGGCTGGCGACTGCGATTACCGTTCTGTTAATGCGACGGCTGATTCCTTTGTTCTCCATCAAGTTGCCGGTTGTGATTGTGCTCGGCACGGCCTTGTTGATGAGTTTTCTGGGGATCTATCAACATTTCTACTTTTATGCATCAGCTGAAGCGGAAGTCTTGCCTCTGATCGAAAATTATCAGAGAGCTGTCCAGAATCTGGAATCTTCAAACAATTCAGAATTCGCGAGGCAACGCGCCCTTGAGAAGAAGTCCGCGGTCGAACGTGAACTGTCTCGAATGGGAGTTCCACGGGAACCGCACGCTCAGCAGATGTTCGTGCAGCGATTGAGAGACAGTCGAGAACCCTTCGGCTTTTTTGCTTTGGCAAATACCTTTGGTGGGTTTCTGGCACTGGCACTCGTGCTGGCGATGGGTGTCGTTATGTATCGGGCAGTCGATTCTTCCAACCGAATACAGTTCGTAATCTCGATTGTGGTCTGGGTTTTTCTAGCTTACTGCCTGATCCTGACAAAAAGCAGGACAGCCTGGGTAGGAAGTTTCATCTGTCTGGCAGGCTTACTTGTTTTTCATATTGGACGAGTCAAATACACAGGAATCGTGCTTGTCAAATACCTGGGCGCAGGTATTGCTGTGATACTGATCATCGTTGGGATCGCCTTCTGGACAGGAAGTCTCGATCTCAAAGTGGTGATGGAATCGAGTAAGTCGTTAACTTACCGCCTCGATTATTGGAAATCCTCTTGGGAAATGCTTCAGAAACATTTTGTCTTTGGTGCAGGACCGGGGAATTTTAGACAGCATTATCTGGAATTCAAACTGCCCCAGTCCAGCGAGGAAATTCTGGATCCTCATAATTTGTGGTTCGATGCCTGGAGCAATGGCGGACTCATTTCACTGTTCGGAATGGTCGGCCTAATTGTTTTTGGAATTATTTCGCTGCTGAGAAAAAATGCTCCCGGAAACCAGCTGCAATCTTTAGAACTGAACTCTTCTACACAAAGCGTGATCATAGTCGCCTTTTTGTCGGTCGCGATCTCGGGATTATTGGCTCCTCCGGAAACGGTTCGTTACTTTGAAGAAACAGGTTTCTGGATTCTGGCGATGATATTGTCAGCACTATTAATGAATTGGCTGGTGAAGAACTGGAAAATCCCGGACACCGTCCTGGTCTGGGCAGCTCTTTCGATGGTGATTCATCTGCATGGAGCTGGCGGATTTTCAATGCCAATTATCCTGCAGTTGATATTAATCTTTGCCTTTTCAACGAGGCCAATTCGTCCAACTTTGCATGTGAACCCACGGTTGTCTGGATTTTTGATGCTGGGAACCGGTTTAGCAATGTTCGGGATGAGCATTCCCAGTGTCATCCGACCTCGTCTGGCGGAATCGGTCGCGATGTCGAAATTGCCACAGACTCAATCGTCCTCGTCTTACAGGCGAACGATTCAGGAGTGGATCGTCGTTGATGGCTGGAATCCGAATCCCTGGTTTCAACTGTCCAGTCAGTTACGGCAAGAGTCACGGCAGTCAGATGATCCTGAAAAATTACAGGAGGCTTGTCAGATGCTCGAACAGGCGATTTCCCGTGATCCTGCGACATATCAGTATTTTGCAGAACTGGCGGCCTGTCAATATGAATACTACCAGCGGGCTGGCTCGATACAATCGCTTGATGCGGCAATCGAATCTCAAAAACAAGCGGTAAGCCGATACCCCACCAAACCAGAGTTACAGGTTCAGCTGGCAGATTATTTCTTGATGGCAAATCGAATTGAATCTGCGAAAATTGCTGCTGCAGAAGCGTTGAGGTTGGATCAGATCAATCATCAATTCGGTCATACGGACAGATATCTTGATGAGATTCAATTGAAATTGCTGCAGGAAATTATGGAAACGGCAGGATCGGTTCCAACATCTTGA
- a CDS encoding multiheme c-type cytochrome yields MLEKQASRQKFKCLPLLLIPVIAAGCWMMGSEDSPPAQTSNGNEGEKDVRSTNGSQSKEIVAGWKAPQFALVLTGEQKGYMEPCGCSETQSGGISRRADLFRQLREDKGWEVAGLDLGDFVKRSRRQDQIKFGVMHTALDDMGYEALTLGPADLKLQVDYLFSTMSNAGDLPYVSANVIFYDTPDIGSPARFRVIELNGVKIGVTGVLGSKFASKIFPEGDNSANGLLRIDDPVASLKPIVATLKEQGCDILFLLSQASKSETELILKSIPDFDLCLSGGGPEDPNGLTETVGKTVVMEAGRKGKYAGVLGYFPDEEKKFRFELVDLNKDRFKRTQAMEEHMAFYQDLLREQNIVESEPAVPHPSGYTFVGSEKCGTCHTKAYAKWKSTKHSHATETLIKGEENYSETEWISRINDPECLACHAVGWNPQEVFRFEGGFVNMEDTPHLTGQGCENCHGPGSHHTEMEAIFTETRQSTPEIIAAREGIKVNLVTAEKQVCNKCHDFENSPKFNFVKYWDKVIHRGKD; encoded by the coding sequence ATGCTGGAAAAACAGGCATCCCGGCAGAAATTCAAATGTCTGCCTCTATTGCTCATACCGGTTATTGCTGCTGGCTGTTGGATGATGGGGTCGGAAGATTCTCCGCCTGCCCAAACTTCCAATGGCAATGAGGGAGAGAAGGATGTTCGTTCCACGAATGGCAGTCAGTCGAAAGAAATCGTTGCAGGCTGGAAGGCTCCCCAATTTGCCCTGGTGCTGACTGGTGAGCAGAAAGGCTATATGGAACCTTGTGGCTGCTCGGAAACTCAATCGGGCGGCATTTCACGTCGAGCAGATTTGTTCCGTCAACTCAGGGAAGATAAAGGCTGGGAAGTTGCTGGGCTCGATCTGGGAGATTTCGTCAAGCGGAGTCGAAGACAGGATCAAATCAAATTCGGTGTCATGCACACGGCTCTGGATGACATGGGCTATGAGGCGTTGACCCTTGGGCCAGCTGATTTGAAATTGCAGGTCGACTATCTCTTTTCCACGATGTCGAATGCAGGCGATTTGCCTTACGTCTCCGCGAATGTGATCTTCTATGACACACCTGATATCGGCAGCCCTGCTCGTTTTCGCGTGATCGAACTCAATGGTGTGAAAATTGGAGTCACGGGAGTGCTTGGTTCGAAGTTCGCCTCGAAAATCTTCCCGGAAGGGGATAATTCTGCGAATGGCCTGTTACGCATCGACGACCCAGTTGCCAGTCTCAAGCCGATTGTCGCAACCTTAAAAGAGCAGGGATGTGACATTTTGTTTTTATTATCACAGGCTTCAAAATCGGAAACGGAATTAATTTTAAAAAGTATTCCTGATTTCGATCTCTGTTTGTCTGGCGGTGGACCGGAAGATCCAAATGGATTAACGGAAACTGTTGGTAAAACCGTTGTCATGGAAGCAGGACGCAAAGGGAAATATGCAGGAGTGCTGGGGTATTTCCCGGACGAGGAAAAAAAATTCCGCTTTGAATTGGTCGATCTCAATAAGGATCGGTTCAAAAGAACACAAGCTATGGAAGAGCATATGGCCTTCTATCAGGATTTGCTTCGCGAGCAGAACATCGTTGAATCAGAGCCTGCGGTGCCCCATCCTTCGGGGTACACGTTTGTCGGCTCTGAAAAGTGCGGGACCTGCCACACCAAAGCCTATGCGAAGTGGAAGTCGACGAAGCACTCTCATGCGACCGAGACGTTAATCAAGGGGGAAGAGAACTATTCGGAAACAGAATGGATTTCACGCATTAATGATCCAGAATGTTTGGCTTGTCATGCTGTTGGCTGGAATCCCCAGGAAGTCTTTCGTTTCGAAGGCGGCTTTGTCAATATGGAAGATACGCCTCACCTAACCGGTCAAGGCTGTGAAAATTGTCACGGCCCAGGCAGTCATCATACAGAAATGGAAGCCATTTTTACTGAAACTCGACAAAGTACACCTGAAATTATCGCTGCTCGTGAGGGCATTAAGGTGAATCTTGTGACCGCTGAAAAACAAGTCTGTAACAAGTGTCACGACTTTGAAAACAGTCCGAAATTCAACTTTGTGAAATACTGGGATAAAGTGATCCATCGCGGTAAGGATTAA
- a CDS encoding MraY family glycosyltransferase gives MIPAFLVSLIVTRQMIKWAPNLGLVDQPAERKVHVTPTPLGGGVGIVCGVIIPLACAHLVIWAISHGYLPQSLIPGDLKLHLPGALYRAPQMWGILTAGLVLSIVGLVDDVHPVSWKFRLMIQFMVAIAVICADVHATVFVFYTPVGWIVTIFWLVLLINSLNFLDNMDGLTAGISLIAALMFAIIMLSQTSEPRWLVAGMLLVIVGSCAGFLIWNWTPAKIFMGDAGSTFLGLMLGCLTVLGTFYDEASSDTHVMLAPLCVLAVPLYDFISVMVIRIKRGLSPIAPDKNHFSHRLVDLGLSRKNAVLTIYLCTLTTGIAALLLYRLPGWGSAWMVIAMTVCILMIISILETAGRRAARARQKEHRTELQIASQSEGPVDLQDQK, from the coding sequence GTGATTCCAGCCTTTTTGGTCTCGCTGATTGTTACCCGGCAGATGATCAAATGGGCTCCCAATCTGGGGCTGGTCGATCAACCCGCTGAGCGGAAAGTGCATGTTACGCCGACTCCCCTCGGAGGTGGTGTCGGGATTGTCTGCGGAGTGATTATCCCTCTGGCATGCGCTCATCTGGTGATCTGGGCTATCTCTCATGGATATTTACCCCAATCACTCATTCCCGGCGATTTGAAACTGCATTTGCCGGGTGCATTATACCGCGCTCCGCAGATGTGGGGAATTTTGACAGCCGGACTGGTATTGAGCATTGTTGGTCTTGTTGACGATGTCCATCCGGTCTCCTGGAAGTTTCGGCTGATGATTCAATTCATGGTGGCGATTGCAGTGATTTGTGCTGATGTGCATGCCACTGTTTTCGTCTTCTACACTCCAGTCGGCTGGATAGTGACAATCTTCTGGCTTGTTTTACTGATCAATTCGTTGAATTTTCTCGATAATATGGACGGCTTGACGGCAGGCATCAGTTTGATCGCTGCGCTCATGTTTGCGATCATTATGTTGTCGCAAACTTCAGAACCCCGCTGGCTAGTTGCGGGAATGTTGCTCGTCATTGTGGGTTCCTGTGCCGGGTTTCTCATCTGGAACTGGACACCCGCGAAAATCTTCATGGGAGATGCCGGGAGTACATTTCTCGGGTTGATGCTGGGATGCTTAACCGTATTAGGCACGTTTTACGATGAAGCCAGCTCTGATACGCATGTCATGTTGGCGCCATTATGTGTACTAGCCGTTCCACTTTACGATTTTATCTCAGTCATGGTGATTCGAATAAAACGTGGACTCAGTCCAATTGCACCAGATAAAAATCATTTTTCACATCGCTTGGTCGACTTGGGACTCTCGAGGAAGAATGCCGTATTAACCATCTATTTGTGTACTTTAACGACAGGAATAGCCGCATTACTGCTCTATCGACTCCCCGGTTGGGGATCTGCCTGGATGGTTATTGCAATGACAGTTTGCATCCTCATGATCATCTCAATTCTGGAGACTGCAGGTCGTAGAGCAGCGCGTGCTCGACAGAAGGAGCATCGGACTGAATTACAGATAGCCTCACAGAGTGAGGGCCCGGTCGATTTGCAGGATCAGAAATGA
- a CDS encoding DUF1573 domain-containing protein, protein MIQTSHTGSSVIVCIMGLLFLVSSGCEEKIEVAEPKKEIQIDLTGPQPKVVLEEPLYEFGNMEVGETLRHDFVIHNDGEGTLTLVKDRSTCKCTMADFEERDVPPGESTTITLEWIGKAEDPNFSQAAYIKTNDNTAKEIALTVAGRVDKTFEITPAGIWNLGELNRDKPTSFSGKITSRVLDDFVFKDSETSNPLVSVKVIPMTPEQLKEDDVKAGYLIQGEVQPNSSIGEFEASVTLKGMAKGEEQSGFFSINGFYSGPIQIVGPAGWKATEMLLVMGRMEKEEGKTVNLSMFLRDNENGPVEVLDVKAEPDFFTFEMTKDENFKAENRERYKMKISVKPDSPPLNFDRDNPARLEVTTNNPLIGKMNFKIHILSY, encoded by the coding sequence ATGATACAAACATCTCACACGGGCTCTTCGGTCATCGTCTGTATAATGGGACTGCTGTTTTTGGTTTCGAGTGGCTGTGAAGAAAAAATTGAAGTTGCCGAGCCGAAAAAAGAAATTCAGATTGATCTGACCGGACCACAACCCAAAGTCGTTCTCGAAGAACCTCTCTATGAGTTTGGCAATATGGAAGTGGGCGAAACTCTCAGGCATGATTTTGTGATTCACAATGATGGCGAAGGGACGCTCACACTGGTGAAGGATCGCTCGACATGTAAGTGTACGATGGCGGATTTTGAAGAACGGGATGTGCCGCCGGGAGAATCGACAACGATCACACTGGAGTGGATCGGGAAAGCCGAGGATCCCAATTTCAGTCAGGCTGCCTACATCAAAACGAACGACAACACTGCAAAAGAAATTGCTCTGACTGTAGCCGGGCGCGTCGATAAAACTTTTGAGATCACGCCGGCTGGGATCTGGAATCTGGGGGAATTGAATCGTGATAAACCGACCAGTTTCAGTGGAAAAATTACTTCGCGAGTCCTCGATGATTTTGTGTTTAAGGATTCAGAAACGAGTAATCCTCTGGTCAGTGTAAAAGTTATTCCGATGACGCCAGAGCAACTTAAGGAAGACGATGTCAAAGCTGGGTATTTGATTCAAGGCGAAGTTCAACCAAACTCATCAATTGGCGAGTTTGAAGCCTCGGTCACACTGAAAGGGATGGCCAAAGGAGAAGAGCAGAGCGGTTTCTTCAGCATCAATGGTTTCTATTCCGGTCCGATTCAGATCGTTGGGCCTGCGGGATGGAAAGCGACGGAAATGTTGCTGGTGATGGGACGCATGGAAAAGGAAGAAGGAAAAACGGTTAACCTTTCCATGTTCCTGCGGGATAACGAAAATGGGCCGGTTGAAGTGCTTGATGTAAAAGCAGAACCTGATTTCTTCACGTTTGAAATGACAAAAGATGAAAATTTCAAAGCTGAAAATCGTGAACGATACAAAATGAAAATCTCAGTTAAGCCCGATTCTCCTCCACTCAATTTTGATCGAGACAATCCCGCTCGCCTTGAAGTGACAACAAATAATCCCCTTATTGGGAAGATGAACTTCAAAATTCATATCTTAAGTTATTAA
- a CDS encoding DUF971 domain-containing protein — MSVLPPESIKAQISTQVLEMTWQEQEKPFAIPFRVLRGLCPCAVCVNEMTGVRTYFVDDAPEDIQPEKMELIGNYAVKILWSDGHTTGLYTWEYLKKIQRESQSESQITDAL; from the coding sequence ATGTCTGTTTTACCTCCAGAATCTATCAAAGCCCAGATATCTACTCAGGTGCTCGAAATGACCTGGCAGGAGCAAGAGAAGCCCTTTGCCATTCCATTTCGCGTACTCAGAGGTTTGTGCCCTTGTGCGGTTTGCGTGAATGAAATGACGGGCGTGCGGACCTATTTTGTGGACGATGCCCCAGAAGATATCCAGCCAGAAAAAATGGAACTGATTGGGAATTATGCCGTGAAAATCCTTTGGAGTGATGGTCATACCACAGGGCTTTATACGTGGGAATACCTGAAAAAGATTCAACGAGAATCGCAGAGTGAGAGCCAGATTACTGATGCACTATGA
- a CDS encoding sulfatase family protein — MRVNFALCALFLVSPLTTVFGGVQASIETDQPNIVFIFTDDHASHAMSCYGSKINSTPNLDRIANEGMRFDNCFCTNSICGPSRAVILTGKYSHKNGFLRNGNKFDGTQLTFPKMLQMAGYQTAIIGKWHLGEHMHPTGFNYSEVLVGQGPYYNPVMLRDNHGDGNRERKKYTGYTTDIITDLAMEWLKEGRNSNQPFMLMFQHKAPHREWCPGPDYLHLYDDVEIPEPDNLFDDYSGRGTAAHSQDMSIEKTMTARDLKLVPPPYLNQEQLKVWNEAYEPKNKKFEMANLQGKELVRWKYQRYIKDYLRCIASVDDNVGRVLDYLDESGLAKNTIVIYSSDQGFYLGDHGWFDKRFMYEESYRQPLLARWPGHIQPGSVSKELVSNVDFAETFVDIAGLDQPKQMQGASLLPIMEGETPEDWRQAHYYQYYEFEENQKTAHMVRRHRGVRTDRYKLIHFYNLDEWELYDLEKDPNEMQSVYGQPEYAEVQKRLEYELNRLAEELEVPDDTGSVSKNPPSLGKLPPRKPRGNKKNPKS, encoded by the coding sequence ATGCGTGTCAATTTTGCACTTTGTGCCCTTTTTTTAGTCAGTCCATTAACGACGGTGTTTGGTGGAGTTCAGGCTAGTATTGAGACTGATCAGCCCAATATCGTCTTCATATTCACGGATGATCATGCTTCTCACGCAATGAGTTGTTATGGCTCTAAAATTAACTCCACTCCCAATTTGGATCGGATTGCCAACGAGGGAATGAGGTTTGACAATTGTTTTTGCACCAATTCGATTTGTGGACCCTCCCGGGCAGTCATTTTGACGGGTAAATACAGCCATAAAAATGGATTTCTTCGCAACGGCAATAAATTCGACGGTACGCAACTGACTTTTCCCAAAATGTTGCAGATGGCAGGTTATCAGACTGCAATTATTGGCAAGTGGCATTTAGGTGAGCATATGCATCCGACGGGCTTCAATTATTCAGAAGTCCTGGTCGGACAAGGTCCCTATTACAATCCAGTTATGCTGCGTGATAATCATGGCGATGGAAATCGTGAGCGGAAGAAATACACGGGATACACGACAGATATTATTACCGATTTGGCCATGGAATGGCTGAAAGAGGGCCGGAATTCCAATCAACCTTTCATGCTGATGTTTCAACACAAGGCCCCACATCGGGAATGGTGTCCCGGGCCCGATTATCTGCATTTGTATGACGATGTTGAAATTCCTGAACCAGACAATCTGTTCGATGACTATTCCGGTCGTGGCACCGCTGCTCATTCACAGGATATGTCCATCGAAAAAACGATGACTGCTCGCGATCTGAAACTTGTCCCTCCTCCTTACCTGAATCAGGAACAGTTGAAGGTCTGGAATGAAGCGTACGAGCCTAAAAATAAGAAGTTTGAGATGGCAAATCTCCAGGGCAAAGAGTTGGTGCGCTGGAAGTATCAGCGGTACATCAAAGATTATCTGCGTTGTATCGCCTCAGTCGATGACAATGTCGGTCGTGTTCTCGACTACCTGGATGAGTCTGGACTGGCGAAAAATACAATTGTGATTTACTCCTCTGATCAAGGTTTTTATCTGGGGGATCATGGCTGGTTTGATAAGCGATTCATGTATGAGGAATCTTATCGCCAACCACTCCTGGCTCGCTGGCCGGGACATATCCAGCCGGGGAGTGTGAGCAAAGAACTCGTTTCCAATGTCGATTTTGCGGAAACATTTGTCGATATTGCCGGGCTGGATCAACCCAAACAGATGCAGGGGGCGAGTCTGCTACCGATAATGGAAGGCGAGACTCCCGAAGACTGGCGGCAAGCTCATTATTATCAATATTATGAGTTTGAGGAGAATCAGAAAACGGCTCACATGGTGAGACGACATAGAGGGGTGCGTACTGATCGTTACAAGCTGATTCACTTTTACAATCTCGATGAGTGGGAATTGTACGATCTTGAAAAAGATCCCAATGAGATGCAAAGCGTCTACGGTCAGCCTGAGTACGCTGAAGTGCAGAAGCGACTTGAATATGAGTTGAATCGACTGGCTGAAGAACTCGAAGTTCCCGACGATACGGGTTCAGTCTCGAAGAATCCTCCTTCGCTGGGGAAACTTCCTCCCAGGAAGCCTCGTGGTAACAAAAAGAATCCCAAATCGTAA
- the cyaB gene encoding class IV adenylate cyclase — protein MRARLLMHYEVEVKYPIENFEALRKIILERGARYKKTIEQEDLYFAHPLRDFSETDEAFRIRRVGSKNMVTYKGPLVDQETKTRQEIEVQLADGPETLAGFEEVLKQLSFQPVHRVCKSRNIFILNEAEREFEIVLDHVRELGDYAEIESQAEESQVDEVREQILELAKSLSLGPQVERRSYLRLLLDKKNANT, from the coding sequence GTGAGAGCCAGATTACTGATGCACTATGAAGTCGAAGTAAAATATCCTATCGAGAATTTCGAGGCACTGCGGAAAATAATTCTCGAACGGGGAGCACGCTATAAAAAAACAATCGAGCAGGAAGATTTGTACTTTGCGCATCCGTTGCGAGATTTTTCAGAAACAGATGAAGCGTTCCGGATCCGCCGTGTCGGTTCCAAGAATATGGTGACCTACAAAGGACCACTCGTCGATCAGGAGACGAAGACACGTCAGGAAATTGAAGTTCAGCTGGCAGATGGCCCGGAAACACTTGCGGGCTTTGAAGAAGTCCTGAAGCAATTGAGTTTTCAGCCAGTTCATCGTGTTTGCAAATCGAGAAATATCTTCATCTTAAATGAAGCGGAACGAGAATTCGAAATTGTTCTGGATCATGTTCGCGAACTGGGGGATTATGCGGAAATTGAGTCACAAGCCGAGGAATCTCAGGTCGACGAAGTTCGCGAGCAAATTCTTGAGTTGGCGAAATCGTTGTCATTAGGCCCGCAGGTCGAACGCAGAAGTTATCTGCGGTTACTGCTTGACAAGAAAAATGCCAATACGTGA